In Streptomyces sp. NBC_00414, a single window of DNA contains:
- the rimO gene encoding 30S ribosomal protein S12 methylthiotransferase RimO produces the protein MPERRTVALVTLGCARNEVDSEELAGRLEADGWHLVEDAENADVAVVNTCGFVEAAKKDSVDALLEANDLKGHGRTQAVVAVGCMAERYGKELAEALPEADGVLGFDDYADISDRLQTILNGGIHAAHTPRDRRKLLPISPAERQDAGAAVALPGHGPVDLPEGLAPDSGPRAPLRRRLDGSPVASVKLASGCDRRCSFCAIPSFRGSFISRRPSDVLGETRWLAEQGVKEVMLVSENNTSYGKDLGDIRLLETLLPELAEVEGIERVRVSYLQPAEMRPGLIDVLTSTPNIAPYFDLSFQHSAPGVLRAMRRFGNTEQFLGLLDTIRSKAPQAGVRSNFIVGFPGETADDLAELERFLTAARLDAIGVFGYSDEDGTEAATYENKLDEDVVAERLARVSRLAEELVSQRAEERIGETLTVLVESTGSAAEDEAAYGRAAHQAPETDGQVLFTSGEGLTVGRMVEAKVVGTEGVDLVAEPLPGSLVCTEEAAR, from the coding sequence ATGCCTGAACGCCGTACCGTCGCACTCGTCACTCTTGGCTGCGCCCGTAACGAGGTGGACTCGGAGGAGCTCGCAGGCCGCTTGGAGGCGGACGGCTGGCACCTCGTGGAGGACGCCGAGAACGCGGACGTCGCCGTCGTCAACACCTGTGGCTTCGTCGAGGCCGCCAAGAAGGACTCCGTCGACGCCCTCCTGGAAGCCAATGACCTCAAGGGTCATGGCAGAACCCAGGCGGTCGTCGCCGTCGGCTGCATGGCCGAGAGGTACGGCAAGGAACTGGCCGAAGCCCTGCCCGAGGCCGACGGCGTGCTCGGCTTCGACGACTACGCCGACATCTCCGACCGGCTCCAGACCATCCTGAACGGCGGGATCCACGCCGCCCACACCCCGCGCGACCGGCGCAAGCTGCTGCCGATCAGCCCCGCCGAGCGGCAGGACGCCGGAGCGGCGGTCGCCCTTCCGGGCCACGGCCCTGTCGACCTTCCCGAAGGACTCGCCCCCGACTCGGGCCCCCGTGCGCCCCTGCGCCGGCGGCTGGACGGCTCCCCGGTGGCCTCCGTGAAGCTGGCCTCCGGCTGCGACCGGCGCTGCTCCTTCTGCGCCATCCCGTCCTTCCGCGGCTCCTTCATCTCGCGCCGCCCCAGTGACGTACTGGGCGAGACGCGCTGGCTCGCCGAGCAGGGCGTGAAGGAGGTCATGCTGGTCTCCGAGAACAACACGTCGTACGGCAAGGACCTCGGCGACATCCGCCTCCTGGAGACGCTGCTGCCCGAGCTCGCCGAGGTCGAGGGCATCGAGCGGGTGCGGGTCAGCTACCTGCAGCCCGCCGAGATGCGGCCCGGACTCATCGACGTGCTGACCTCCACGCCGAACATCGCCCCCTACTTCGACCTGTCCTTCCAGCACTCCGCTCCCGGTGTGCTGCGCGCGATGCGCCGGTTCGGGAACACCGAGCAGTTCCTGGGGCTCCTCGACACGATCCGCTCCAAGGCCCCGCAGGCCGGTGTCCGGTCCAACTTCATCGTGGGCTTCCCCGGCGAGACCGCGGACGACCTGGCGGAGCTGGAGCGCTTCCTGACCGCCGCGCGCCTGGACGCCATCGGCGTCTTCGGGTATTCGGACGAGGACGGCACCGAAGCGGCCACGTACGAGAACAAGCTGGACGAGGACGTCGTCGCCGAGCGGCTCGCACGCGTGTCCCGGCTCGCCGAGGAACTGGTCTCGCAGCGGGCGGAGGAGCGCATCGGCGAGACCCTGACGGTGCTGGTCGAGTCCACCGGCTCGGCCGCCGAGGACGAGGCCGCGTACGGCCGCGCCGCGCACCAGGCGCCCGAGACCGACGGCCAGGTGCTGTTCACGAGCGGCGAAGGACTGACCGTCGGCCGTATGGTCGAGGCGAAGGTGGTCGGTACCGAAGGTGTCGACCTGGTGGCCGAGCCGCTCCCGGGCTCGCTCGTGTGTACTGAGGAGGCAGCCAGATGA